From Leptolyngbya sp. KIOST-1, one genomic window encodes:
- a CDS encoding mechanosensitive ion channel family protein codes for MLTPQPPSTTRKRLGFWARSLFAFVLGGLMALGCGTLAAAQLPNPFTPGTGTLPPAGVKRIGLLEVTSVSLDGIALFDIASPAVFNRNEAGAGVPVEVRARQIETNLNQVVNRALPLIDADESLSSASLEISIELIGGQPVLFAVGAGLVEPRVLLTVTDTDAQYNEVSQGDLAERWQAELQDELRQAVDSRLPGARRQQVRRTLWILLAAILLTLLLTGIWQVLGWRKSALERRQTAQADLPAIPDDAFPAQQIQSLFRYQITLEQRLQVVAFLRWLMFWGIAFVWITGIASGLYIFPQTRGYAVGLFSIPVLLLLTWFLAGLFNRLTNLAIERVAQAWSKNELGDLDDIQRKSMRLSTITGALKGLKTTVVYVLATLLVLQTLRIAPASLLAFGAIAALAISFAAQSLVKDVVNGFLILLEDQYAIGDLVSIGTTTGIVENLNLRITQIRGEDGRLVTLPNSLIAQVENLSRSWSRANIRIDVAYGTNVDEALWVVQETAHAMASDPEWRYAILNPVEMLGIDAMTHAGLTVLLWIRTRPLKQFLVAREYRRRLRIAFDRAEIAIGVPQQTFMGLDNGHSGGSNKGLTERDDSVVDGGGAHSSATPEPIEPR; via the coding sequence ATGCTCACACCACAGCCGCCATCGACAACTCGAAAACGACTGGGTTTCTGGGCGCGATCGCTTTTTGCTTTTGTCCTGGGGGGGCTGATGGCCCTCGGCTGCGGCACCCTGGCGGCCGCCCAACTGCCCAATCCCTTCACCCCCGGCACCGGCACCCTGCCGCCTGCGGGGGTGAAGCGGATTGGCCTGCTGGAAGTCACCTCAGTCAGCCTCGACGGAATTGCCCTGTTCGACATTGCCTCTCCAGCGGTTTTTAACCGCAATGAAGCAGGTGCTGGGGTGCCGGTCGAAGTGCGGGCCCGCCAGATCGAGACCAATCTCAACCAGGTGGTGAACCGCGCCCTGCCCCTGATCGATGCCGACGAGTCCCTCAGCAGTGCGTCCCTGGAAATCAGTATCGAGCTGATTGGCGGGCAGCCGGTGCTGTTTGCGGTGGGTGCGGGGCTGGTGGAACCCAGGGTTTTGCTGACAGTGACCGACACCGATGCCCAGTACAACGAGGTTTCCCAGGGGGATCTGGCCGAGCGCTGGCAGGCAGAACTGCAGGACGAGCTGCGCCAGGCGGTCGACAGTCGTCTCCCCGGAGCCCGGCGGCAGCAAGTTCGCAGAACCCTCTGGATCCTGCTGGCCGCCATTCTCCTCACTTTGCTGCTGACCGGGATCTGGCAAGTGCTGGGCTGGCGCAAGAGCGCCCTGGAGCGCAGACAGACCGCCCAGGCAGACCTACCGGCAATCCCCGACGATGCGTTCCCCGCCCAGCAGATTCAGTCCCTGTTTCGTTACCAGATCACCCTGGAGCAGCGGCTGCAGGTGGTGGCCTTTCTGCGCTGGCTGATGTTCTGGGGAATTGCCTTTGTGTGGATTACCGGCATTGCCAGCGGCCTCTATATTTTTCCCCAAACCCGTGGCTATGCTGTTGGGCTGTTCTCCATCCCGGTGCTGCTGCTGCTGACCTGGTTTCTGGCCGGGCTTTTCAACCGACTGACCAATCTGGCGATCGAGCGGGTAGCCCAGGCCTGGAGCAAAAACGAGCTGGGCGATCTCGACGATATCCAGCGCAAATCCATGCGCCTTTCCACCATTACTGGGGCGCTGAAGGGGTTGAAGACTACTGTTGTCTACGTGCTGGCCACCCTGCTGGTGCTGCAAACCCTGCGGATTGCGCCAGCGTCGCTGCTGGCCTTCGGGGCGATCGCGGCCCTAGCCATCTCGTTTGCGGCCCAAAGCCTAGTCAAAGACGTGGTCAACGGCTTCCTGATCTTGCTCGAAGACCAGTACGCCATTGGCGATCTGGTCAGCATCGGCACCACCACCGGCATTGTCGAAAACCTCAACCTGCGCATCACCCAGATCCGCGGCGAAGATGGTCGCCTGGTCACCCTGCCCAACAGCCTGATTGCCCAGGTCGAAAACCTCAGTCGCTCCTGGTCGCGGGCCAATATCAGAATTGATGTGGCCTATGGCACCAACGTGGATGAGGCGCTGTGGGTGGTGCAGGAAACCGCCCATGCTATGGCCAGCGACCCCGAGTGGCGCTACGCCATTCTCAATCCGGTGGAAATGCTGGGCATCGACGCGATGACCCACGCTGGCCTCACGGTATTGCTCTGGATTCGCACCCGCCCCCTGAAGCAGTTTTTGGTGGCCCGTGAGTACCGTCGCCGCCTGCGAATTGCCTTTGACCGAGCGGAAATTGCCATTGGGGTGCCCCAGCAGACCTTTATGGGGCTGGACAATGGCCATAGCGGCGGGTCAAACAAAGGCTTGACCGAGCGGGATGACTCTGTCGTCGATGGCGGCGGGGCTCACTCCTCAGCGACACCAGAGCCGATTGAACCCCGCTAA
- a CDS encoding ArsA family ATPase, whose protein sequence is MLASAPQQLFMFSGKGGVGKTTLSCGFARQLAQQRPDETVLLISTDPAHSLGDVLLVAVDNTPTPLPDLPNLQVRALDAVALLEQFRADYGTVLELLVERGSFVAGDDLSPVWDMGWPGLDELMALLEIQRILRDRTADRVVVDMAPSGHTLSLFALMDFMDILLGSLGQFQQKHRTLTETLAGRYTPDQADAFIVDMRHDLEQGRGLMQDRDRTACWVVGIPEPMSWAESDRFIVALGRLGISLGGLVINRVMQNGGHPLDIQRHLLDEFAAIAQGQPVLWVPTQPGEPVGAAALDALMPQVQVLNQAAGVTVFTQAQAEPVPQPIPPLIEDLVAAGRRLIVVGGKGGVGKTTVAAALSWGLADRHPEANLRVMSIDPAHSLGDAFGQPLGHEPTPLRPNLQAQEVSAEVVLDQFRSDYLWELADMMAGDGEVADGIQLLYGPDAWRQIVAQALPGIDEMLSLITVMDLLERNEQQLIVLDTAPTGHLLRFLEMPTALGDWLGWIFKLWIKYKDVVGRVEFMGRLRTLRQRVMAAQAKLQDPQHTEFIGVVQNQSAILAEAHRLNQTLGDRGIAQRYIVHNRYQSGLDLPAALFPNQCVVRLAALAPSPNPFNQVKQAAHLLLSPPQG, encoded by the coding sequence ATGCTGGCATCTGCGCCCCAACAACTTTTTATGTTTAGCGGCAAGGGCGGTGTGGGCAAAACCACCCTCTCCTGCGGCTTTGCCCGACAGCTGGCGCAGCAGCGCCCCGACGAAACCGTGCTGCTGATCTCCACCGACCCGGCCCATTCCCTGGGGGATGTGCTGCTGGTGGCCGTTGACAATACTCCTACCCCCCTGCCCGACCTGCCCAACCTCCAGGTGCGGGCCCTGGATGCCGTCGCTTTGCTGGAACAGTTTAGGGCCGACTACGGCACGGTGCTGGAGCTGTTGGTGGAGCGGGGTAGCTTTGTGGCGGGCGATGACCTCAGCCCGGTGTGGGATATGGGCTGGCCGGGGCTGGATGAGCTGATGGCGCTGCTCGAGATCCAGCGGATTTTGCGCGATCGCACCGCCGATCGCGTCGTCGTCGACATGGCCCCCAGCGGCCACACCCTCAGCCTGTTCGCCCTGATGGACTTTATGGACATCCTGCTGGGGTCCCTGGGGCAGTTCCAACAAAAACATCGCACCCTGACCGAAACCCTGGCGGGCCGCTACACCCCCGACCAGGCCGATGCGTTTATTGTGGACATGCGCCACGACCTGGAGCAGGGCCGGGGGTTAATGCAAGACCGCGATCGCACCGCCTGCTGGGTAGTGGGTATCCCGGAGCCAATGAGCTGGGCCGAGAGCGATCGCTTTATTGTTGCCCTGGGCCGGTTGGGCATTTCCCTCGGCGGCCTGGTGATCAACCGAGTGATGCAGAACGGAGGCCACCCGCTCGACATTCAACGTCACCTGCTGGACGAGTTTGCCGCCATTGCCCAGGGGCAGCCGGTGCTGTGGGTGCCCACCCAACCTGGTGAACCCGTGGGTGCCGCCGCCCTCGATGCCCTTATGCCCCAGGTGCAAGTGCTGAACCAGGCCGCCGGGGTCACGGTCTTCACTCAGGCCCAGGCAGAACCTGTCCCCCAGCCCATCCCCCCTTTAATCGAAGATCTGGTGGCGGCGGGGCGGCGGCTAATTGTCGTCGGAGGTAAGGGAGGCGTGGGCAAAACCACCGTGGCCGCCGCCCTCAGCTGGGGCCTGGCCGATCGCCACCCCGAAGCCAACCTGCGGGTGATGTCCATCGACCCGGCCCACTCCCTGGGCGATGCCTTTGGCCAACCCCTGGGCCACGAACCCACCCCCCTGCGCCCCAACCTCCAGGCCCAAGAGGTCAGCGCCGAGGTGGTGCTTGACCAGTTTCGCTCCGACTACCTGTGGGAACTGGCGGACATGATGGCGGGGGATGGCGAGGTGGCCGACGGCATTCAACTGCTCTACGGCCCCGACGCCTGGCGGCAAATTGTCGCCCAGGCCCTGCCCGGCATCGACGAAATGCTCTCGCTGATCACCGTCATGGACCTGCTGGAGCGCAACGAGCAACAGCTGATTGTGCTCGACACTGCCCCCACCGGTCATCTGCTGCGCTTCCTGGAGATGCCCACCGCCCTGGGTGACTGGCTGGGGTGGATCTTCAAGCTGTGGATCAAATATAAAGATGTGGTAGGCCGGGTGGAATTTATGGGTCGTCTGCGCACCCTGCGCCAGCGGGTGATGGCCGCCCAGGCCAAGCTCCAAGACCCCCAGCACACCGAATTCATTGGCGTGGTGCAAAACCAGTCGGCGATTTTAGCCGAGGCCCACCGGCTGAATCAGACCCTGGGCGATCGCGGCATTGCCCAGCGCTACATTGTCCACAACCGCTACCAAAGCGGATTGGACCTCCCCGCCGCGCTGTTTCCAAACCAGTGCGTGGTACGGTTGGCGGCTCTGGCTCCCAGCCCCAACCCCTTCAACCAGGTGAAGCAGGCGGCTCACCTGTTGCTGTCGCCGCCCCAGGGGTAA
- a CDS encoding response regulator gives MTNHKILVIDDSRVIRMRVRDMLPQGNFEVVEAQDGVEGMDAIRSQRPNLIMLDFLLPRMSGWEVFQEIQANPDLQHIPLVLMSGRKEEVTEKITEPFEYFEFIQKPFEQKELIEAIKAAMVKARKPRRTAAPAAAAATPAAPAPAGGGGDISAAEFQALQAQVKQLQGEVAQLKGQLAKVLAFIKQKLK, from the coding sequence GTGACAAATCACAAGATTTTGGTCATCGACGATAGCCGGGTCATCCGCATGCGGGTGCGCGACATGCTGCCCCAGGGCAACTTTGAAGTCGTTGAGGCCCAAGACGGAGTCGAAGGCATGGATGCCATTCGCAGCCAGCGCCCCAACCTGATCATGCTCGACTTCTTGCTGCCCCGCATGAGCGGCTGGGAAGTATTTCAGGAAATTCAGGCCAACCCGGACCTCCAGCACATTCCCCTGGTGCTGATGTCGGGCCGCAAGGAAGAAGTCACCGAAAAAATTACCGAACCCTTTGAGTATTTCGAGTTCATCCAAAAGCCCTTTGAGCAAAAAGAGCTAATCGAGGCGATCAAAGCGGCCATGGTCAAGGCCCGCAAGCCCCGCCGCACCGCTGCTCCTGCCGCCGCTGCTGCGACCCCAGCGGCCCCGGCCCCCGCTGGCGGCGGTGGCGACATCAGCGCCGCCGAATTCCAGGCTCTCCAGGCCCAGGTGAAGCAGCTGCAGGGCGAAGTGGCGCAGCTCAAGGGGCAGTTGGCCAAGGTGCTGGCTTTCATCAAACAAAAGCTAAAGTAG